In the Rhododendron vialii isolate Sample 1 chromosome 2a, ASM3025357v1 genome, TAAAACATAGCAGAATCTGACTGAGGTGTTGCATgccaaaggaaaataaataaagtcgGAAGAAATATGTTTGGCTGCCTGACAGCATCCCATAATAGTCTGATGTTATGTTTTGAGCTTTCAACGAAGCCAGGAGTGGTCAAAGAAAGATTCTGTCCCCTTGCCAGCCCAAGCACAGGCTTCTCTTCGACAAGTACAGCAACTGCAGACGTTATAAGGGGAAGCAATGCTGTGACACCAAAAACGAACCTGTTGAAGTAcaattttatgaaaaattagtcAAATGGTTTATAGAGAGGCAAAATAGAACATAATTACAAACCGCCAAACGTACCTAACACCATAAGCCTCCACTAGCGAGCCACTAAAGTAGGAACTCACAATTCCTCCGACAGATGAGGAACCCCAacataatgattgaagagatcCTGACATGCTTTGCGACTCGCCACGAGCTCTCTCTACAACCATGGAATCTACAACCTACAACATGCTTCAGTTTTTGCATGCTGATGACAAGTGCCAAAGAAATGAACAGAATGAAATGGTACGTAAAGACAAACTAAACTAAGTGCATAAAAGATTAAGCAAGCAAGTGCGAAGTTGTTGAGCGTTACTTGTGACACATGATCATTTGTTAGTTGCTACCCACTGTGGGCTACATGAATATGCATATATCCCTAATTGCAAATTTCTGCACGGCAATGAACTATCAACAATCAGTCAATCTTTCCATCCAAGTACTCGTGCTTTCCCGCTTCATAACGGACTTAGCACATACTTGACAAGGAGGCAACAAAGAATATTAGGATTCTAGAGCTTTTGTGTTTGCTAaatcttctcctcctccttaaAACCCCCAGTAACCCCTTCCTCCTTCATTAAACTTTCTCCATAAGGCCATAACCACAACTGTCACCATCGCTATCAAGTGTCAAAATCCACTAGCAATTGTTGTTATAACAGTTGAGAAGACAATTCGTGAAGAAATTGAAAGATCTTCAATGCTAAACAATATGGACATTAAGAATGAAGTTTAGGTTATGGAGTCGTGATGGTGATTTTGACGAGTAAAGCACAAAGTTGATCATCCCTATGTCCAATAACTGTCATAAACTCTGAGGTTTGTACAGTTTAATTTCCCCTAAAGTTGATTATCCCTATGTCCATACATAATCCCcacgaaaagaaagagaagcaaTCCGTTCTTGAGTCAGAGATACATCATAAGGCAAGTTTAAAAACTAGCAGTATACAAAGATTTTGCAACAGGGGAAGAACCTACTATCTAGTACATGGCCTAACCAATTGCACTTGAGTCCAACCCCTGTGTAAGTCGTAAAAACAGTTCAATCTCAAAGAAAGTAAATTTACGAGATCGTGTTGACACTTACGACATCAGACAATGCAACAGAAAGAGATCCAAGAAGTATGCATAAAGCAGCACCATACTTGCTGTCAACAAAGGTGGCCATCAAGCTCCATGAGAGTGCTCCAAGAAGCCCAGATAGAACCAAGTAAGATCTCCTTCGGTACCCAAAAAGAGGGACAGAATCACTACAACAGAAAAACCATTTCTTAAAGGACGAAGGATCCCATAAAATAAGATACAAGGTTGTTGATGTAACACAAgatattgatttttatttttattttttgaagagcAAGATATTGATACCCACCTCAAAAATCCATAGAGAGGCTTGATAAGCCATGGTAATGTTGAGAATCCGGATATCACAGCTGTCTAGTAATCCACGTGTAAGTTGTCAGTCTTCATTTTGTTAAAACCAGAAAAACTCCTAATTAATGAAACTAGATGTACCAATGTTCTCTTCCCAGACCCGCATAAATTGGGAGTAAATTAGGTGTACTTTTTAAGATAGATTTTCATTGTTTCATCCATAATGATGAGCAATCTCAGATACAAGAAAACGCAACCACTAAATCAGCACACGACACAAATAACTAAAATGTATTAATACCGGTGTAACGCTATGAAAAAGTAGTAAACACGTTCAACTATTTTAACTATCCCATAAATGGAAAAGACATGAAGTATGAACAAGCAATCCTTACCAGTTAGCACAATCTAAATGGAAACAAACATCTACATATAACAATGTGAAGAATCCATACCTCTGCAGGATCTAGATGCAGATCATCCTTCAAATAAAAACTGACAGCAAGCCTAGAAAGGCCTAAGACACCTTGGACAAAATAAACCATAGCAACTGCAATGTTGTCTGGAGTTAGGTCCACACCAAAGCATCTGAAAGGTATTCTGAGAGATCTATTCTTGGAAGGCGAATCCATACTAGATGAGCACATCTCTTGTTCCCCTTCAGCTGTCAGCATACTCCCTTCCCCTGCACCCGAATCCGGAAGGCGtaataatgagagagagagagagagagagagagagagagagagagagagagagtattgatTATAAGAGCCAAGACTTGTGCTGAAGTTTTGATGTCAATGATACAAAGGTATATTCCTACTTCTGAACTCTTTGTGGTAAAGCTAGTTCGACAAAGTTTAGGAGCCTAGGCTGCCTAGCTTAAAAACCAACGTATGTCCTTCTTTCTGTCCATGGCATACCTGAAAACGAATTCTCTCATGTTCCTTAAGTTGATTCTTATATATAGCATTGCGTACACAACATCCACATTGAAGCCCTAAGGTGTTGGATTGGACGTGAAGTCTACTAGCAACTTGAGACTAAGTGCAGATACTGGAAGGTGGCACAGTCTTTCTCATGTCTACTACTCATTGGGTTGTTTAATCACCCTCTAGATGACCTCCAAAACCATGATTTACTGCTGCTACACACTTGAAGATTACAGGGGAAATATCAACTTTCATAGCCCAAGTCCTGAACCACTGACCCTAGCTCACAACTCTCTTAGAAGTTCTTGAATCTGTTACACTACTATTACTAGAACATCACACTTGGATTTCATAACAGCATGTGATTGTGCCATGAAAGGACCTTAAGCCGAGGAATCCTTTGTGATGCCACACCAAGATTGCACGAGCATCACCAGAAATGAAGATGACAAGATAGATGCTGACACACGGGAGATTTTGTTTCCGCAATTGTTAAGGACTTGAACCATGGTTCAGGTCTCGCAAATAAGCCATTAAATAGAGTGCATCATGCTATATCCCAATTGTATCCTACTAATAACTAAGAGCTGTGTATTATATAGGGTAAGCAAAAAGACAGCTTATATCTTAACCCAGTAATATGAACAACTTAAACATGTGTGAATGTAAAAAATTACAGAAGTGGTCACCCTTACACCATTTTCGTACATTTATCATACCATAATTGGTCATAGTTATAAGTCACTTAATAAACATCAAAATTGTATTTTCCGTTGATACTTTAGAAATCGATATAAAACTAAAGAATTGGTAACCCTTCCACCATTTTCATCAGCCATCACGAAGGCTGATTTCAGAGCCCATCATCAACATCGCAAAATCCCAGCCAGCAAAGCAGTCAATCAAGTGTTAACCAGCATCATTCATCAAACACTCACAATTCACAAGTATATTCTCTACATTATCTTCCATTGATCTAATTGCAATAAATTCGTCGAATAAAAAATCAGTACACAATTTTTGTGCTCTTCACTTAATGACGCGATAAAGCCTAAACAACAAAAAGGACCATCGTAACAACCTTACAATGGGTGGTGGTTACAATGAGAACATTACCAATCTAAAATGCATATTTCAAGTGCTCCCGTATACTTCCCTGGTTCCACCTATTCCTAACCTTCTCATAGAAACATCTAGAAACTTTTTACATATCCACGGAGGGTATCCACCATCCAATCGGCTCCGGAAAAACTCAAAGAAAAACATAAGCATCTAAAATCCTACTTTTCCCAGCTACCAAACAGCTCAGAAAAGACCATGAAAAACATTAGAATCCAAAACCCCAATTTGCCCAGTAACCAAACAGCTGAGAAGAGACCATGGAGAACATTAGAATCTAGAAACCCGTAACTAACTACCCCATTCACTTGCACGGAAAGGATGAGAAAATCAACATTCCTGCAACTTTCTCAACGTTCAGTTACTAAGAAAATTGTAAGACCCACAGCTTCAACTTACCCACTGGGAAACACTTTCCTGCAGGATAGGTCTCGCCAAAAGGAAGGAATTTTAGTTTTTCCGCAAGATttcttatcaaaaaataaatttcatttttctttactttaccTCAGTTCACTTTTCTTAGGACTTCATTTCTCACACAACATTCCCAACAACTGAATGAAACCataattaatactccctctgtcccattttttATGCTACCTATGGGAGACCAAATCGTTTTGATCTCCAAAAATAAACTTCATTCtgaaatagtttttgaattttttttgcattgtttaagaacggtataaaaaaattaaaaaattacaatcagaAGTAATTTTCTAGGTTAAAATGCCACAATTTTTCCTAAGAAACTGTTGAAAAGATAAACTTGACTTGTGTCTTTTGGTTTCTCTACACAGTTCTAGAGAGTCATCTAGAGTTCCATGTGTCTTCGTAAATCATACCCATTATGTTTTTTCATGTTTTCCTAGGTGAATGTATCTTGGAAGGGTCATGTATGATGCTTTGGATTTAGGAGTTCAATCAATGCTAGGTTATCCATCAGAGCCTACAAATACCTGAT is a window encoding:
- the LOC131310322 gene encoding folate-biopterin transporter 1, chloroplastic, producing the protein MATLSLINSFSVLPSQNPILTFFSLSSLRSQIRRRPPFAASASRKINRRKKPPPETDMSVAVQMPLRRDRDDDPFNREGSMLTAEGEQEMCSSSMDSPSKNRSLRIPFRCFGVDLTPDNIAVAMVYFVQGVLGLSRLAVSFYLKDDLHLDPAETAVISGFSTLPWLIKPLYGFLSDSVPLFGYRRRSYLVLSGLLGALSWSLMATFVDSKYGAALCILLGSLSVALSDVVVDSMVVERARGESQSMSGSLQSLCWGSSSVGGIVSSYFSGSLVEAYGVRFVFGVTALLPLITSAVAVLVEEKPVLGLARGQNLSLTTPGFVESSKHNIRLLWDAVRQPNIFLPTLFIFLWHATPQSDSAMFYFTTNRLGFTPEFLGRVKLVTSIASLLGVGLYNGFLKNVPLRKIFLVTTILGAALGTTQVILVTGLNRQFGISDEWFAIGDSLILTVLGQASFMPVLVLAARLCPQGMEATLFATLMSILNGGSLLGGLIGAGLTQIFGVTKDSFDNLAFLIILCNLSSLLPLPLLGLLPRDDPDANSKGSGEDIEMKSN